One genomic window of Spirochaetae bacterium HGW-Spirochaetae-1 includes the following:
- a CDS encoding transmembrane ion channel, with protein sequence MKKLPIIILVIAFSSMLYAQENTITPYIDNKQIDIDSIPKGEPVIVGDKELFRIHSVLGPFSSKERASATIQRLNRILEKKLFDRDKLKVITSEFTTDIVYDNAIIMSITAIDAKEENKNPDELANAYIETIADIQKTRPQHTIVNKPEDIYTFIINNRDTLIKAVVALFSSIVFLIIYYFLSKLFSKIYTVVEKRKGTTFKSIIIKNNEIISDSTLVSLLVSILKAVKLSAVIGLLYLLITIIFILFPWAKSASVMNIIKGILLTILTTVIAIGIFKTIKIGMKALQDNISNWKGTLIKPLKIKTVSVLTEEQSVNILKKMILAFYIILNIFLLYIFIPIIFSYFEFTSTWADSLFGYILTPLKMMISAFAGFLPNLFFIFVIIFVNRYVIKLTKVIFDEIAAGNIAIHNFHQDWAEPTFKIVRSMIIIFTIIVVFPYLPGSQSDAFKGISIFLGILFSLGSTSVIANIVAGTILTYMYAFRIGDRVKIGDTVGDVIEKTLLVTRVKTVKNIMVTIPNSIVMGSHIINYTTSSTHGEGLILCTTITLGYDIPWKKVHDTLINAALATADIKKQPSPFVLQTGLDDFYVSYEVNCYTDRPEIMARIYSELHQNIQDKCSEAGIEILSPHYTAARDGNASTIPGQSLQETYQAPPFVIKIIDKLIKKDKNGDDK encoded by the coding sequence ATGAAAAAACTACCAATAATTATTTTGGTCATAGCTTTTTCAAGCATGCTTTATGCACAAGAAAATACGATTACACCTTATATTGATAATAAACAGATAGATATTGATTCTATTCCTAAAGGTGAGCCTGTCATCGTCGGAGATAAGGAATTATTTAGAATTCACTCTGTACTAGGCCCTTTCTCTTCTAAAGAGAGAGCATCAGCTACTATTCAAAGATTAAATAGAATACTGGAAAAGAAACTGTTTGATCGTGATAAACTTAAGGTGATTACTTCGGAATTTACAACTGACATAGTTTATGACAATGCAATTATTATGTCAATTACTGCAATCGATGCAAAAGAAGAAAATAAAAATCCCGATGAGCTGGCAAATGCATATATTGAAACAATTGCCGATATTCAGAAAACTCGACCCCAGCATACAATTGTCAATAAACCGGAGGATATTTATACATTTATTATTAATAATCGAGATACTTTAATAAAAGCGGTTGTTGCATTATTTTCATCGATTGTTTTTTTAATTATATATTATTTTTTATCAAAATTATTTTCTAAGATATACACGGTAGTAGAAAAAAGAAAAGGGACTACATTCAAATCTATTATAATCAAAAATAATGAAATTATAAGTGATTCTACTTTAGTTTCGCTCCTCGTATCAATTCTTAAAGCTGTAAAACTTTCAGCTGTTATTGGGCTTTTATATCTACTCATAACCATAATTTTTATTCTTTTCCCCTGGGCAAAATCTGCTTCCGTCATGAATATTATAAAAGGTATCCTTCTCACAATTTTGACTACTGTTATTGCTATTGGAATCTTTAAAACAATTAAAATTGGAATGAAAGCTCTTCAGGATAATATTTCAAATTGGAAAGGGACGCTTATAAAACCATTAAAAATAAAAACTGTAAGTGTTCTTACCGAGGAGCAAAGTGTTAATATTCTAAAGAAAATGATCCTTGCTTTTTATATAATACTCAACATTTTTCTTCTGTATATTTTTATCCCCATTATTTTCAGCTATTTCGAATTTACAAGTACCTGGGCGGATTCTCTATTCGGCTATATTTTAACACCACTGAAAATGATGATTTCAGCATTTGCCGGATTTCTTCCCAATTTATTTTTTATTTTTGTAATTATCTTTGTCAATCGATACGTCATCAAATTAACAAAAGTTATTTTTGATGAGATTGCAGCTGGTAATATTGCAATTCATAATTTTCATCAGGATTGGGCTGAACCGACATTTAAAATTGTTCGCAGCATGATAATAATTTTTACAATAATTGTCGTATTCCCATATCTCCCGGGTTCTCAATCCGACGCATTTAAAGGTATCTCAATATTTCTGGGGATTCTCTTCTCTTTAGGTTCTACTTCTGTTATAGCAAATATAGTAGCTGGTACAATTCTAACATATATGTATGCATTTAGAATCGGTGATCGGGTAAAAATTGGCGATACTGTCGGTGATGTTATTGAAAAAACACTCCTTGTAACAAGAGTCAAAACAGTTAAAAACATAATGGTCACAATCCCAAATTCAATTGTAATGGGAAGTCATATTATTAACTATACCACTTCATCAACTCATGGTGAAGGCCTCATTCTATGTACAACCATTACGCTTGGATATGATATTCCATGGAAAAAGGTACATGATACTTTAATTAATGCAGCACTTGCTACGGCAGATATAAAAAAACAACCTTCCCCTTTTGTTCTTCAAACGGGTCTTGATGATTTTTACGTAAGTTATGAGGTCAACTGTTATACTGACAGACCTGAGATAATGGCTCGTATATATTCCGAATTACATCAGAATATTCAGGATAAATGCAGCGAAGCAGGGATTGAAATACTATCCCCTCACTATACAGCTGCTCGTGATGGAAATGCCTCTACAATACCAGGTCAATCTTTACAGGAAACATACCAGGCTCCTCCTTTTGTTATAAAAATTATTGATAAGTTGATTAAAAAGGATAAAAATGGTGATGATAAATAA
- a CDS encoding alkaline ceramidase, protein MKQFFLPLYRKSLAAMVMAIIVFSACGYDSQATGDSTVKNTPRSTVTLNAADGQYMVGTGIFDITGPAAEVVMGGYAIEDQKTEGISTRLWSRAYIINDGTTSVVFVSADTWMIDLGVKLEVAKKIAADSELSQYYNEKNILISATHTHNSVSGASWYFLYNATQKGFLKDTMFATVEGIYESIKRAHNNIKPSYIYVNRGIIPNAGWSRDTLAYNNNPSEERALYDFNTDKEMILLKFVGTDGTERGMINWYAVHPDCIGPENKLISGDSKGLSSYLFEKDKGTNYLSGDTFIAAFAQSNSGDVTPNVPFTEFLGSAEEAAAELGWTLEEAEDFGFPFYQAYKEPRIENNPILNVIVERQYTMAKHLYNTATEKVTGPLAFRHEYVDFRSLYVTEAGRTTCAGGMGASYSAGSPADNPSPSPLYPLHITVNSPSWQDEYSTDVINGFVGTLIGVFWTESADPAYKECHYPKPVILPVGAMGINFDPEVDMIPQILPIQVLKIGSVAISALPFEITSMAGRRLKATALEKLQSAGVKYSVVSGLANAYASYMATWEEYQIQSYAAAGTWFGPNQLKACQQEIRKLADAIVSGSPVEPGPTPMDLSNSQWNFSSGVFFDDKELFTDWGDPVKEPNSTYKVGDTIAVTFWGGHPRSTLNYFIKQKKHAIYPFGIIEKYENGQWKQVYFDWDPQVEYHWKRDSVACNHCTVTWYTKGAAPGTYRIVQQGHQESGWTHIIRPYKNNTRSFTLQ, encoded by the coding sequence ATGAAACAATTTTTTTTACCACTGTATCGCAAATCTCTGGCGGCCATGGTCATGGCAATAATTGTTTTCTCCGCCTGCGGCTATGACTCACAGGCAACAGGGGATTCAACTGTGAAAAACACTCCAAGATCCACAGTTACTCTGAATGCCGCTGATGGCCAATATATGGTAGGCACCGGAATCTTTGATATTACAGGACCTGCCGCGGAGGTCGTTATGGGCGGCTACGCTATTGAAGATCAGAAAACTGAAGGAATTTCAACGCGTCTCTGGTCACGGGCGTATATCATCAATGACGGAACAACCAGTGTTGTCTTTGTCAGCGCCGATACGTGGATGATCGACCTGGGCGTCAAACTCGAAGTGGCAAAGAAAATTGCCGCCGATTCTGAATTGAGCCAGTATTACAATGAAAAGAATATCCTTATCAGCGCGACGCATACTCATAATTCAGTCAGTGGTGCTTCATGGTATTTTCTTTACAACGCGACTCAGAAAGGTTTCCTGAAAGATACCATGTTCGCCACTGTTGAGGGCATCTATGAGTCAATCAAACGCGCTCACAACAATATTAAACCATCGTATATTTATGTCAACCGCGGCATCATCCCCAATGCCGGATGGAGCAGAGACACCCTTGCTTATAACAACAATCCATCGGAAGAAAGGGCTCTCTACGATTTCAACACAGATAAGGAAATGATTCTCCTCAAGTTTGTAGGAACAGACGGTACAGAACGCGGTATGATCAACTGGTATGCCGTGCATCCCGACTGCATCGGCCCGGAAAACAAACTCATCAGCGGTGACAGCAAGGGGCTTTCATCATATCTTTTTGAAAAAGACAAAGGTACCAATTACTTATCCGGAGACACGTTCATTGCCGCTTTTGCCCAGTCCAATTCAGGTGATGTAACACCGAATGTCCCCTTTACAGAGTTCCTTGGCTCAGCTGAAGAAGCTGCCGCGGAATTGGGATGGACCCTGGAGGAAGCTGAGGATTTCGGATTTCCATTTTATCAGGCATATAAAGAACCCAGAATCGAAAACAATCCCATTCTCAATGTAATCGTGGAACGCCAGTACACGATGGCGAAACATCTCTATAATACTGCAACGGAAAAAGTCACCGGACCTCTGGCTTTCAGACATGAATATGTCGATTTCAGAAGCCTCTATGTCACAGAAGCCGGGCGTACTACCTGTGCAGGCGGGATGGGGGCCTCGTATTCTGCGGGCTCTCCCGCCGACAATCCCTCGCCGTCACCACTGTATCCGCTTCATATCACCGTTAACAGTCCCAGCTGGCAGGATGAATACTCCACTGACGTCATCAACGGATTTGTCGGCACCCTCATCGGAGTTTTCTGGACTGAATCGGCAGATCCCGCATACAAGGAATGCCACTATCCGAAACCGGTCATACTTCCCGTGGGAGCAATGGGCATCAACTTCGATCCGGAAGTTGACATGATTCCTCAAATTCTGCCCATTCAGGTTCTGAAAATCGGTTCTGTAGCAATTTCAGCCCTGCCCTTTGAAATAACAAGCATGGCCGGACGCCGTCTCAAGGCAACCGCCCTTGAGAAACTTCAAAGTGCCGGTGTAAAATACAGCGTCGTCTCCGGCCTTGCCAATGCCTATGCCTCATATATGGCAACATGGGAGGAATACCAGATACAATCCTATGCCGCAGCAGGGACATGGTTCGGCCCGAATCAGCTGAAAGCCTGCCAGCAGGAAATCAGGAAACTGGCCGACGCCATTGTATCGGGCTCACCGGTAGAACCCGGCCCCACACCAATGGATCTCTCAAACAGTCAGTGGAACTTTTCCTCGGGAGTTTTCTTCGACGACAAGGAACTCTTCACTGACTGGGGTGATCCCGTAAAAGAACCGAACAGCACATATAAAGTCGGGGATACCATTGCGGTGACCTTCTGGGGTGGGCACCCCCGTTCAACGCTCAACTATTTCATTAAGCAGAAAAAGCATGCCATCTATCCTTTCGGGATCATCGAGAAGTATGAAAACGGCCAGTGGAAACAGGTGTATTTCGACTGGGATCCCCAGGTAGAATATCACTGGAAACGCGACAGCGTTGCCTGTAACCACTGCACTGTCACCTGGTACACCAAGGGGGCAGCTCCCGGAACATACCGAATCGTACAGCAGGGGCACCAGGAATCGGGCTGGACACACATTATACGGCCTTACAAAAACAATACACGCTCATTCACACTCCAATAA
- a CDS encoding class D beta-lactamase, translating to MKHLIITAISILLSAAIPANSNKGPFLRDYMRDNNITGTVVIESLQTNKKFVYDEKRAAVRFTPASTFKIVNTLIALQEKAVNDENEIIKWDGRVSEFADWNRDQSIKSAFGVSCVWFYQELARRVGNGAYMSYLKRMNYGNQKTGEHIDTFWLDGSLQISALEQISVLKNIYNEKYGFDKKNYEILKEVMIVDRTGDYIVRAKTGTAMRVKPVTGWYVGYIETKGDVWFFACNIDMERPEQSKLRKETVYRALREAGLL from the coding sequence ATGAAGCATCTCATCATAACCGCAATCAGCATCTTACTCTCAGCCGCCATTCCGGCGAACAGCAATAAAGGCCCTTTTCTCCGGGACTATATGCGCGACAACAACATCACGGGCACCGTGGTGATCGAATCGTTGCAGACCAATAAAAAATTTGTATACGATGAAAAGAGGGCCGCGGTGAGGTTTACGCCGGCTTCGACTTTCAAGATTGTCAATACGCTTATCGCCCTGCAGGAAAAGGCTGTGAATGATGAAAATGAAATCATTAAATGGGACGGTCGCGTTTCGGAATTTGCCGACTGGAACAGGGATCAAAGTATTAAAAGCGCCTTTGGTGTGAGCTGCGTGTGGTTTTACCAGGAGCTGGCCAGGAGGGTAGGCAATGGAGCCTATATGTCGTATCTGAAAAGGATGAACTATGGTAATCAGAAAACAGGAGAGCATATCGATACATTCTGGCTTGACGGTAGTCTGCAGATTTCTGCCCTTGAACAGATTTCGGTTTTGAAAAATATCTATAATGAGAAATACGGCTTCGATAAAAAAAATTATGAAATATTGAAAGAGGTTATGATCGTTGACCGGACCGGCGACTATATCGTACGGGCCAAGACCGGCACGGCAATGCGTGTGAAGCCCGTGACAGGCTGGTACGTGGGCTACATTGAAACGAAAGGCGATGTCTGGTTTTTCGCCTGCAATATCGATATGGAAAGGCCGGAACAGTCGAAGCTGAGAAAGGAAACGGTGTACAGGGCATTGAGGGAAGCAGGGTTACTTTGA
- a CDS encoding hydrogenase nickel incorporation protein HypA encodes MHELGIVIEIVKTVEDFARKNGVTRIDTLVLQIGELSSIIPRYIESCYPVAVDGTLLQETKLKIEILPGNAICKKCNAVYNLIANNRKCPDCGKSEWDLLCGREFNIKEIIAC; translated from the coding sequence TTGCATGAATTGGGTATCGTGATTGAGATCGTCAAAACCGTTGAAGATTTCGCAAGGAAAAACGGTGTTACCAGAATCGACACCCTGGTTCTCCAGATCGGCGAACTCTCATCGATAATCCCGCGGTATATCGAGTCATGCTACCCGGTTGCCGTGGACGGTACATTATTGCAGGAAACAAAATTAAAGATTGAGATTTTGCCGGGCAATGCCATCTGCAAAAAGTGCAACGCGGTTTATAATCTCATTGCGAACAACAGGAAGTGTCCCGACTGCGGGAAAAGTGAGTGGGATTTATTGTGCGGAAGGGAGTTCAACATCAAGGAAATCATCGCCTGCTGA